Proteins encoded within one genomic window of Glandiceps talaboti chromosome 3, keGlaTala1.1, whole genome shotgun sequence:
- the LOC144432945 gene encoding uncharacterized protein LOC144432945: MQVIHYLLIVNGFIGIGVCLNPGTKMLGVNCDNKLVKRSRLNGHWRVAEGSCCIDEIAILPDKTLLGVGEGRKLYTKNGPKKGDWEGPIENSCCIRDIVVTPDGAIVGITADEKMVVRPDLESEWEAVPNSKGITAIAVYPDGRILGVTKTGALKVRPGVQGKWKLLSAGGGISVEVHDLSIQPDGTVFGIGKKSKGLHVLDEENNWGPVLENSDCVLAIVSPGNLK, encoded by the exons ATGCAAGTCATCCACTATCTGTTAATTGTCAATGGTTTTATTGGCATAGGAGTGTGTCTTAACCCTG GTACAAAGATGCTCGGTGTCAACTGTGATAACAAACTAGTTAAAAGAAGCCGCCTCAATGGCCATTGGCGTGTAGCCGAAGGAAGCTGTTGCATTGACGAAATCGCCATTCTACCAGACAAGACTTTGCTAGGCGTCGGGGAGGGCAGAAAGTTATACACCAAAAATGGTCCCAAAAAGGGGGATTGGGAAGGCCCGATTGAAAACAGCTGCTGTATCAGAGATATTGTTGTCACCCCTGATGGTGCCATTGTAGGCATAACTGCTGATGAGAAGATGGTTGTAAGACCCGATTTAGAAAGCGAATGGGAGGCTGTACCGAACAGCAAAGGTATAACGGCAATAGCGGTTTACCCTGATGGAAGAATTCTGGGTGTAACTAAAACCGGTGCATTGAAGGTTCGTCCTGGAGTGCAGGGGAAATGGAAATTGTTGTCTGCCGGGGGAGGTATAAGCGTTGAAGTTCACGATCTCTCTATTCAACCTGATGGTACAGTGTTTGGAATAGGAAAGAAATCCAAAGGACTTCATGTACTCGATGAAGAGAACAATTGGGGACCCGTACTGGAAAACAGCGACTGCGTTCTGGCGATCGTTTCCCCTGGAAACCTAAAATGA
- the LOC144432779 gene encoding uncharacterized protein LOC144432779: MEFVRNVLIVQFLVTMVACLDKGTEMVGVNCDQKVVTRSRANGDWFRADGSCCIEAIAVRKDKTLLGVGDDKMLYTKTAPNLGKWEGPIENSCCVRDVAVMPNGIILATTTDEVMVKRNELEDEWVKTHNGKGVRAIAAFSDGAVLGLAKSGGLKYRESIDEGNWKYLGDGGNRDVRDIAIQADDTVVGIGKSKKGLYFLDDEYKWGDLLENSDCVMSIVSTGQLVE; the protein is encoded by the exons ATGGAATTTGTACGAAATGTGTTGATTGTCCAGTTtcttgttaccatggtagccTGTCTTGACAAAG GTACTGAAATGGTAGGTGTGAACTGTGATCAAAAGGTAGTTACTCGCAGCCGCGCGAATGGTGATTGGTTTAGAGCAGACGGCAGTTGTTGTATCGAAGCCATAGCAGTTCGAAAAGATAAAACGTTATTGGGCGTTGGTGATGACAAGATGTTATACACGAAAACCGCACCAAATCTAGGCAAGTGGGAAGGACCAATTGAGAACAGCTGCTGTGTTAGAGATGTCGCTGTGATGCCTAATGGAATCATACTTGCCACGACCACAGATGAAGTTATGGTGAAACGCAATGAGTTAGAAGATGAATGGGTAAAAACTCACAATGGCAAGGGAGTTAGAGCTATAGCCGCATTCAGTGATGGTGCTGTGTTGGGTCTGGCTAAAAGTGGTGGTCTGAAATACCGTGAAAGTATTGATGAAGGCAACTGGAAGTACCTTGGAGATGGTGGCAATCGTGATGTTAGAGATATCGCTATTCAAGCTGATGACACCGTTGTTGGTATTGGAAAAAGTAAAAAGGGTCTATACTTTCTTGATGATGAGTACAAGTGGGGAGACCTTCTTGAGAACAGTGACTGTGTTATGTCTATTGTTTCTACTGGCCAATTAGTTGAGTAA
- the LOC144432592 gene encoding uncharacterized protein LOC144432592 — MKVVFGLFNISLVIGMVSCCYVGTNMIGVTCDNKLVTRSRVDGNWHNADDECCISNVAVLPDNTLLGVYEGKLYTKKSPNIGKWEGPIESRGSDGKNVRVKDVAVMSDGRIVATTSEDKMVIRDDLISEWDKCEESQGIRAVDVYNDGRILGISKNGNLKRRKKVVNGAWEFFGGGGGKEMRDIAIQPNGTVFGIGKSTKGIYTLGDDDKWGDLHENSDCIISIVSCDNILPT, encoded by the exons ATGAAGGTGGTATTTGGACTGTTCAATATATCACTCGTTATTGGAATGGTATCATGCTGTTATGTAG GTACCAATATGATTGGTGTTACATGTGACAATAAATTAGTTACAAGAAGTCGTGTTGATGGCAACTGGCATAACGCAGATGACGAATGTTGTATTAGTAACGTTGCTGTTCTCCCAGATAACACACTGTTGGGGGTCTACGAGGGAAAGCTATACACCAAGAAAAGCCCCAACATCGGTAAATGGGAGGGACCCATTGAAAGTAGAGGCAGTGACGGGAAGAATGTGCGTGTGAAAGATGTTGCCGTGATGTCTGATGGAAGAATCGTGGCCACAACATCAGAAGACAAGATGGTTATCCGCGACGACCTTATAAGTGAGTGGGATAAATGTGAGGAAAGTCAGGGTATTAGGGCAGTAGACGTGTACAACGATGGAAGGATTCTGGGCATTTCCAAAAATGGTAACCTGAAGCGTCGTAAGAAAGTGGTAAATGGTGCCTGGGAGTTTTTCGGTGGTGGCGGTGGTAAGGAAATGCGAGATATTGCGATACAGCCTAATGGTACCGTCTTTGGTATTGGAAAAAGTACCAAAGGTATTTATACCCTAGGTGACGATGATAAATGGGGAGATCTTCATGAAAATAGCGATTGTATTATATCCATTGTGTCTTGTGATAATATTCTTCCTACATAA
- the LOC144432911 gene encoding uncharacterized protein LOC144432911, giving the protein MRVLIFVVTLQLLTGTVLCLLGGRIPDNVKMLGVGCDKSLVKRNRIDGKWRKINGTCCVEAVGVLPDYTLVGVGADKHLYTKRAPDVGRWIGPIANSCCVRDIAIMCDGTVLGITRHDKLIYRDDLHSRWQKPSKSQGIRAVGVFRDGRILGISRNSTLKVRRGLRGEWKYHNGGGNQNVRDIAIQPDNTVLGVGKKTKGLYILDGKLKWGRLVHQSTCVISIVSTGNLN; this is encoded by the exons ATGCGAGTTTTAATCTTTGTGGTAACCCTCCAACTTCTAACTGGTACTGTTTTGTGCCTACTTGGTGGCAGGATTCCTGATA ATGTAAAAATGCTTGGTGTAGGTTGTGACAAGTCCCTTGTAAAACGCAACCGTATAGATGGCAAATGGCGTAAAATAAACGGCACTTGTTGTGTAGAAGCCGTTGGTGTTTTGCCGGATTACACCCTGGTAGGAGTTGGCGCTGACAAACATTTGTACACCAAACGGGCTCCAGATGTTGGTCGCTGGATTGGACCGATCGCCAATAGTTGCTGTGTTAGAGATATCGCTATAATGTGTGACGGAACAGTCTTGGGAATAACCCGGCATGATAAGTTGATATATCGCGATGATTTACACAGTCGCTGGCAGAAGCCTAGCAAAAGTCAAGGCATTAGGGCCGTGGGGGTATTCAGAGATGGCAGAATACTTGGTATATCGAGAAACAGTACACTGAAGGTTCGACGAGGCTTGAGGGGCGAATGGAAATACCACAACGGAGGTGGAAACCAGAATGTAAGAGATATTGCTATTCAACCAGACAATACAGTTCTCGGAGTTGGAAAGAAAACCAAGGGCCTTTATATTCTCGATGGGAAATTAAAATGGGGACGCCTTGTGCATCAAAGCACGTGTGTTATATCGATTGTATCCACGGGGAATCTAAATTAA